One Pseudodesulfovibrio sp. S3 DNA window includes the following coding sequences:
- a CDS encoding DUF1844 domain-containing protein yields MADNTCKGNPMKGIPLGINFTTFIYSLSSSAMVALGEAADPGTGKVEFHPQLAKHTIDVLGMLKEKFDNGLEPDEKKLLCDIVYNLRMSYVNKNK; encoded by the coding sequence ATGGCTGACAACACCTGCAAAGGGAATCCCATGAAAGGCATTCCCCTTGGAATCAACTTCACCACCTTTATCTATTCCCTGTCTTCGTCGGCAATGGTCGCCCTCGGCGAGGCCGCAGACCCGGGCACAGGCAAGGTGGAATTCCATCCGCAACTGGCCAAGCACACCATTGACGTGCTCGGCATGCTCAAGGAAAAGTTCGACAACGGCCTGGAACCGGACGAAAAGAAATTGCTTTGCGACATCGTATACAACCTGCGCATGTCCTACGTAAACAAAAACAAATAA
- the argC gene encoding N-acetyl-gamma-glutamyl-phosphate reductase, translating into MSHIIKAGLVGVTGYTGMELARLMVHHSSMELVRVTSRSEAGKRLADIYPFLNRLPLGNLVITQPDPADLAEECDVVFLAVPHKTAMEIAAALLEQGVKVVDLSADFRINDKATYEEWYGVVHSRSELLTEAVYGLPELYLDQIMGARLIANPGCYPTASILGLAPALAEGLIETGNIVIDAKSGASGAGRSAKVGTLFCEVHDSFRAYSLPAHRHTPEIEQEISKLAGSNITLSFNTHLLPIDRGILATIYTKLTSNMSLADIHAAYTKFYEEKPLVRVLPMGQLPETRYVRGTVFCDIGLVVDPRTNRLIILSAIDNLCRGASGQALMNANLICGLDIDEGLPMAPMMP; encoded by the coding sequence ATGTCTCATATCATCAAGGCTGGGCTGGTGGGCGTCACCGGCTATACCGGCATGGAACTGGCCCGGCTCATGGTCCACCATTCCTCCATGGAACTGGTGCGCGTCACTTCCAGATCCGAAGCGGGCAAACGCCTTGCCGACATCTATCCCTTCCTGAACCGGCTGCCCCTGGGCAACCTGGTCATTACCCAGCCCGACCCGGCGGACCTGGCCGAAGAATGCGACGTGGTCTTCCTGGCCGTGCCGCACAAGACCGCCATGGAAATCGCCGCCGCCCTGCTCGAACAGGGAGTCAAAGTAGTGGACCTGTCCGCAGATTTCCGCATCAACGACAAGGCCACCTATGAAGAATGGTACGGCGTGGTGCATTCCCGTTCCGAACTTCTCACCGAGGCCGTCTACGGCCTGCCCGAACTGTATCTCGATCAAATCATGGGCGCACGACTCATCGCCAACCCCGGCTGCTACCCCACCGCCTCGATCCTCGGCCTTGCCCCGGCCCTGGCTGAAGGCCTCATCGAGACCGGGAACATCGTCATCGACGCAAAATCCGGCGCTTCCGGGGCAGGACGCAGCGCCAAGGTCGGTACGCTCTTTTGCGAAGTGCATGACTCATTCCGCGCGTACAGCCTGCCCGCCCATCGGCACACGCCCGAAATCGAGCAGGAGATTTCCAAGCTGGCCGGGAGCAACATCACCCTCTCCTTCAACACCCATCTGCTGCCCATCGACCGGGGCATCCTGGCCACCATCTATACCAAACTGACCTCAAATATGTCCCTGGCCGACATCCATGCGGCCTACACGAAATTCTATGAGGAAAAACCCCTGGTACGCGTGCTGCCCATGGGCCAATTACCCGAGACCAGATACGTGCGCGGCACGGTTTTCTGCGACATCGGACTGGTGGTCGATCCCCGGACAAACCGCCTGATCATCCTGTCGGCCATCGACAATCTCTGCCGAGGCGCATCCGGCCAGGCTCTCATGAACGCCAACCTGATCTGCGGCCTGGACATAGACGAGGGGCTGCCCATGGCACCCATGATGCCCTGA
- a CDS encoding nitroreductase family protein: MDFDNILERRRAINFFDPDRDVPENLLRTVLEDAAKAPSSFNLQPWKVKVLRDPQRKAALRAVAFDQPKVTEAPVVLILLADRDGWKEGNPTLEAHFANNLAPEQRDWFISTTKALYGGSAESSQAFANKNAGLFAMSLMYAASHQGLDTHPMDGFDHEAVRKEFAIPDNYWIPMLIAVGYRKADLELHPKAWRQSVEEMILE; encoded by the coding sequence ATGGATTTCGACAATATTCTTGAAAGACGACGGGCTATCAATTTCTTCGACCCCGACCGCGACGTGCCCGAGAACCTGCTCAGAACCGTGCTGGAGGATGCTGCCAAGGCCCCGTCCAGTTTCAATCTCCAGCCGTGGAAGGTAAAAGTCCTGCGCGATCCCCAACGCAAGGCAGCCCTCCGGGCCGTGGCCTTTGACCAGCCCAAGGTGACCGAAGCCCCGGTGGTGCTCATCCTGCTCGCCGACCGCGACGGCTGGAAGGAAGGCAACCCGACCCTGGAAGCGCACTTTGCCAACAACCTTGCCCCGGAACAGCGCGACTGGTTCATCAGCACCACCAAGGCGCTCTACGGCGGCAGTGCCGAGTCCAGTCAGGCGTTCGCCAACAAGAACGCCGGACTGTTCGCCATGTCGCTCATGTATGCGGCCAGCCACCAGGGCCTGGACACCCATCCCATGGACGGCTTCGACCATGAGGCGGTCCGCAAGGAATTCGCCATCCCGGACAACTACTGGATCCCCATGCTCATCGCCGTGGGCTACCGCAAGGCCGACCTTGAGCTGCACCCCAAGGCATGGCGGCAATCCGTTGAGGAGATGATTCTGGAGTAG
- a CDS encoding tRNA-binding protein: METIDWNDFEKVELRVGTILKAEPFPEARIPAYKLVVDFGEEIGTRKSSAQITTLYQLDELVGKQVVAVVNFPPKQIGPMKSECLVTGFYREDGVVLAVPDKPVPNGLKLG, encoded by the coding sequence ATGGAAACCATAGATTGGAATGACTTTGAGAAGGTGGAGTTGCGGGTAGGCACCATCCTGAAGGCCGAACCCTTTCCCGAGGCCCGGATTCCGGCGTATAAATTGGTGGTGGATTTTGGCGAGGAGATCGGCACGCGCAAGTCCAGCGCGCAGATCACCACGCTGTACCAACTCGATGAATTGGTGGGCAAGCAGGTGGTGGCTGTGGTCAATTTTCCGCCCAAGCAGATCGGTCCCATGAAGTCCGAGTGCCTGGTCACCGGGTTCTACCGGGAGGACGGCGTGGTCCTGGCCGTGCCCGACAAACCCGTCCCCAACGGTTTGAAATTGGGGTAG
- a CDS encoding 4Fe-4S ferredoxin has protein sequence MRARPYPAWISRLFIFSVAALAFTGFMQMPLAKRYYLTEVPGMAWTGDFYMVHKIHYLLAALLLFVVGLTVVNWLRAWKDTLVLTRLGALRVAVVGGLVISGGLRVYRNLPDVTLDPAVIVTIEWVHLGLVMVLGAVALIALVRKSSAYAVRK, from the coding sequence ATGAGAGCTAGACCTTATCCTGCCTGGATTTCCAGGTTGTTCATCTTTTCCGTGGCGGCCCTGGCATTTACCGGCTTCATGCAGATGCCCCTGGCCAAGCGGTATTACCTGACCGAGGTTCCGGGTATGGCCTGGACCGGTGATTTTTACATGGTGCACAAGATCCATTATCTCCTGGCGGCCCTGCTTCTGTTCGTGGTCGGTCTGACCGTGGTCAACTGGCTGCGCGCCTGGAAGGATACGCTGGTCTTGACCCGGTTGGGTGCGTTGCGTGTGGCTGTGGTCGGCGGACTGGTGATTTCCGGCGGATTGCGCGTCTATCGCAATCTGCCGGATGTGACCCTGGACCCGGCGGTCATCGTGACCATCGAATGGGTGCATCTCGGTCTGGTGATGGTGCTCGGCGCGGTCGCCCTGATCGCTCTGGTCAGAAAAAGTTCGGCTTACGCCGTGCGAAAATAG
- a CDS encoding 4Fe-4S dicluster domain-containing protein produces the protein MSKNNDQPGKVSRRGFLKALGTGGVGLLTPSGAVAAGKGRVPQPSDNELATLLDLSRCIGCGECVSACRESNAHKFPEPVKSFPAMSPSKRAKPEDWSDKRDVEDRLTPYNWLFLQNAEVEYQGEVYDINIPRRCMHCQNPPCANMCPFGAANKQVNGLTRISDSLCMGGAKCRTVCPWSVPQRQSGVGLYLNIMPRFAGNGVMFKCDRCYRLLEKGELPACIAACPEDVQTIGPRGEIVARARELAAGMDGFIYGLEENGGTNTVYVSPVPFDLIDKAIDKDGPRGGRGKVAGGKAKGLGPGKPHMGPVKDVMADETNLATATLLAPVAGVVAGVLGLGAKLLKNGEEGSHES, from the coding sequence ATGTCAAAGAATAATGATCAGCCCGGCAAGGTCAGTCGGCGGGGCTTTTTGAAGGCGCTTGGCACGGGCGGTGTCGGACTGCTGACTCCCTCAGGAGCGGTTGCGGCTGGAAAGGGTCGTGTCCCGCAGCCTTCCGATAATGAATTGGCCACACTGCTGGATCTGTCCAGGTGTATCGGGTGCGGTGAATGCGTCAGTGCCTGCCGTGAGTCCAATGCGCACAAATTTCCTGAACCCGTGAAATCTTTTCCCGCCATGTCGCCGTCCAAACGGGCCAAGCCCGAGGATTGGTCCGACAAGCGTGACGTCGAGGATCGCCTGACTCCCTACAATTGGCTGTTCCTGCAAAACGCCGAAGTGGAGTATCAAGGCGAGGTCTACGACATCAACATTCCTCGCCGGTGTATGCATTGCCAGAATCCGCCGTGTGCCAACATGTGTCCATTTGGCGCGGCCAATAAACAGGTGAACGGCCTTACCCGGATCAGCGATTCGTTGTGCATGGGCGGGGCCAAGTGCCGTACCGTCTGCCCCTGGAGTGTCCCTCAGCGTCAATCCGGAGTGGGCCTGTATCTGAACATCATGCCCCGTTTTGCAGGCAATGGGGTGATGTTCAAGTGTGACCGCTGCTACCGGCTTCTGGAAAAGGGAGAACTGCCGGCGTGCATCGCCGCCTGTCCCGAGGACGTGCAGACCATCGGACCGCGCGGTGAGATCGTGGCCAGGGCCAGGGAACTTGCGGCAGGGATGGATGGGTTCATCTATGGGCTGGAGGAGAACGGCGGCACCAATACCGTATATGTTTCGCCCGTGCCTTTCGACCTCATCGACAAGGCTATCGACAAGGACGGTCCGCGCGGCGGGAGGGGTAAAGTGGCCGGCGGCAAGGCCAAGGGTCTCGGTCCCGGCAAGCCGCACATGGGACCGGTCAAGGATGTCATGGCCGACGAGACCAATCTGGCCACGGCCACGCTGCTGGCCCCGGTGGCGGGGGTGGTGGCAGGTGTTCTCGGTCTCGGCGCAAAGCTTCTGAAGAACGGAGAGGAGGGCAGCCATGAGAGCTAG
- a CDS encoding citrate synthase, translating to MLKDKNSATEKTATLTIDGKSYELPIIIGTEKEQAIDISRLRTETGCITYDPGYANTGSCLSEVTFVDGENGILRYRGYPIEELAANGTFIETAYLLIFGNLPTRAERQEFRDLLSEQELLHEDLRHHFEGFPSNGHPMAILSAVINSLGCYHPDLLEITTEEEFLRAAAKIISKVRTIAAWSYRKAQGLPFMYPDPNLSYCRNFLHMMHSIPNKPFDPTDAEVRALTLFFLLHADHEQNCSTSTVRMVQSTEANLFASVSAGICALWGRLHGGANAGVIQMLNQIHDGESSIPEYLERVKKKEVRLMGFGHRIYKSFDPRAKILRQAAHDMLESTGYDDPLLDIALELAEVALNDDYFTERKLYPNVDFYSGIILRALGIPVNMFPVMFAIGRMPGWIAHWNEANTDGVTRIHRPRQIYTGCEPRVYIPLDSRI from the coding sequence ATGCTCAAAGACAAGAATAGCGCCACCGAAAAAACCGCCACACTCACCATTGACGGCAAGAGCTACGAACTGCCCATCATCATCGGCACCGAAAAAGAACAGGCCATCGACATCTCCAGACTGCGCACAGAAACAGGCTGCATCACCTATGATCCAGGCTATGCGAACACCGGTTCCTGTCTGAGCGAAGTAACTTTCGTAGATGGAGAGAACGGCATCCTGCGCTACCGCGGTTACCCCATCGAGGAACTGGCCGCGAACGGCACCTTCATCGAAACCGCATACCTGCTGATCTTCGGCAACCTGCCCACCCGAGCCGAACGTCAGGAATTCCGGGATCTGCTCAGCGAACAGGAGCTGCTGCATGAAGACCTGCGGCATCACTTCGAGGGTTTCCCGTCCAATGGACACCCCATGGCCATCCTGTCTGCGGTCATCAACTCTCTGGGGTGCTATCATCCGGACCTGCTGGAAATCACGACGGAAGAGGAGTTCCTCCGGGCCGCCGCCAAAATCATCTCCAAGGTGCGCACCATCGCGGCCTGGTCTTATCGCAAGGCCCAGGGGCTGCCGTTCATGTACCCGGACCCCAACCTGTCCTATTGCCGCAATTTCCTGCACATGATGCACTCCATACCGAACAAACCGTTTGATCCCACGGATGCCGAGGTTCGCGCACTGACCCTCTTCTTCCTGCTCCACGCCGACCACGAACAAAACTGCTCCACCTCCACTGTGCGCATGGTTCAAAGCACGGAAGCCAACCTGTTCGCCTCGGTCTCGGCCGGCATCTGCGCCCTGTGGGGGCGTTTGCATGGGGGCGCCAACGCGGGCGTGATCCAGATGCTCAACCAGATCCACGACGGCGAATCGTCCATTCCCGAGTACCTTGAACGCGTCAAGAAAAAGGAAGTCCGGCTCATGGGTTTCGGCCACCGCATTTACAAGAGCTTTGACCCGCGTGCCAAGATACTGCGCCAAGCCGCCCACGACATGCTTGAATCCACCGGCTACGACGACCCGCTGCTCGACATCGCCCTGGAGTTGGCCGAAGTGGCCTTGAACGACGACTACTTCACCGAACGCAAGCTCTACCCCAACGTGGACTTCTACTCCGGCATCATCCTGCGGGCGCTCGGCATCCCGGTGAACATGTTCCCGGTGATGTTCGCCATAGGCCGCATGCCGGGCTGGATCGCCCACTGGAACGAGGCCAACACCGACGGCGTCACCAGAATCCACCGACCGCGTCAGATTTACACGGGCTGCGAGCCTCGGGTGTACATCCCGCTGGACTCCCGGATCTAG
- a CDS encoding VOC family protein gives MQAHFQAHGIFSWNELITTDLLSAKDFYGKLFGWSFVESTTIYGNTYLTAFKGETLVGGMMLKNGNVDGNVAPCWDPYVTVDDVDASAAQVKELGGTVVLPPTEIPNVGRFCVILDPQGISLNLITYTNASGE, from the coding sequence ATGCAGGCACACTTCCAGGCTCACGGCATCTTCAGTTGGAATGAACTGATCACCACCGACCTGCTTTCGGCCAAGGATTTTTACGGAAAGTTGTTCGGCTGGTCTTTCGTGGAATCGACCACAATTTACGGCAATACCTACCTGACGGCTTTCAAGGGCGAGACCCTGGTCGGCGGCATGATGCTCAAAAATGGCAATGTTGATGGCAACGTGGCCCCGTGCTGGGATCCGTATGTCACGGTTGACGACGTTGATGCGTCAGCCGCCCAGGTCAAGGAGCTCGGTGGCACAGTGGTGCTTCCCCCCACAGAAATTCCGAACGTTGGCCGTTTCTGCGTTATCCTGGACCCGCAGGGCATCTCCCTGAATCTCATAACCTACACCAACGCCTCCGGTGAATAG
- a CDS encoding NAD kinase: protein MNTPRTLQNIACMASDAPKAQEAFALLSKRYSFVPIDEADALVVLGGDGFMLQAVHTFMDSGIPFYGMNRGTIGFLLNQFGPENLLERLNAARGHTLNPLKMTVTTMDGQSTSALAFNEVALHRYSQQSANIRVRINGKIQLENLVCDGVMVATPAGSTAYNHSARGPIIPLGANVLALTPVCPFRPRRWNGALLPHTAIVEFDILDGQHRAVNASADSFEVRDVARVRVIEDQSSQASILFDPDLSLEERIFNEQFAL, encoded by the coding sequence ATGAACACCCCCCGGACACTACAGAACATCGCTTGCATGGCATCCGACGCCCCCAAGGCGCAGGAAGCTTTCGCGCTTCTGTCAAAACGCTATTCCTTTGTTCCCATCGACGAAGCCGATGCCCTGGTCGTCCTCGGCGGCGACGGGTTCATGCTTCAGGCCGTGCACACGTTCATGGATTCCGGAATTCCCTTCTACGGCATGAACCGGGGAACCATCGGATTCCTGCTCAACCAGTTCGGTCCGGAGAATCTCCTGGAGCGGCTGAACGCGGCCCGCGGCCACACCCTCAACCCCCTGAAGATGACCGTCACGACCATGGACGGACAGTCAACCTCGGCCCTGGCCTTCAACGAAGTGGCCTTGCACCGCTACTCCCAACAATCAGCCAACATCCGGGTGCGCATCAACGGGAAGATCCAGCTCGAAAACCTGGTCTGTGACGGAGTCATGGTCGCCACCCCGGCAGGCTCCACGGCCTACAACCATTCCGCGCGAGGACCGATCATCCCGCTGGGGGCCAATGTCCTTGCCCTGACCCCGGTCTGCCCCTTTCGCCCCAGGCGGTGGAACGGCGCGCTCCTGCCGCACACGGCAATCGTTGAATTCGATATTCTGGACGGACAGCATCGTGCGGTGAACGCATCGGCCGACTCCTTTGAAGTCCGCGACGTGGCCCGTGTCCGCGTGATCGAGGACCAATCCAGCCAAGCCAGCATCCTCTTCGATCCCGATCTCTCGCTGGAAGAACGCATCTTCAACGAGCAATTCGCATTATAG
- a CDS encoding DEAD/DEAH box helicase yields MKNEDLNPENGTETPQADHDPAAITFDELPEKMRMACERAGWDGLMPVQQKAMPFLLRGQDVMVQARTGSGKTGAFVLPLIEKLNSASPKCQALVMVPTRELAKQVAQEATMLAGDKALKVVSVYGGVGYKEQLDAFRDGAQLVVGTPGRILDHLMRRNLVLDDLKVLIFDEADRMLSVGFYPDMVEVKRYMPPKLAGSFMFSATFPPSVLRLAEEFMYQPEFLSLSSDEENVSAIAHQFVEVPAMGKERKLIKLIELENPASAIIFSNTKRNVEFTAALLSQFGFDAEGLTSDLTQNKREQLMTRIKEGKLRFLVATDVAARGIDIQDLSHVFMMEPPEDPESYVHRAGRTGRAGATGTAITLVDVIQRMELERIATRFKITFEEIKDPTEDDVTTIIEERLTAILEKKFRKLTNIQRERVARFLPLAKKYGEDEEALALIAMLLDELYQPTLHGKPAEPASSQSVPQNSRSNRERSAKGPQSRERRPEPRERAEEKRKPRSEREERPVAPREQEQKPKPKKRPAREQASEIRPEREERPVSDAPREPRPRRDERPESDLPREAAPRQTGDGDDAKATIKRRRRRRRRKPSGS; encoded by the coding sequence ATGAAAAACGAAGACCTGAATCCCGAAAACGGGACCGAAACTCCCCAGGCTGACCACGATCCGGCAGCCATAACCTTTGACGAATTGCCCGAGAAAATGCGCATGGCGTGCGAGCGCGCCGGATGGGACGGACTCATGCCGGTACAGCAAAAAGCCATGCCTTTCCTCCTGCGAGGACAGGACGTCATGGTCCAGGCCCGGACAGGCTCCGGCAAGACCGGCGCCTTTGTGCTGCCCTTGATCGAAAAACTCAATTCCGCCAGCCCCAAATGCCAGGCGCTGGTCATGGTGCCGACCAGAGAACTAGCCAAGCAGGTGGCCCAGGAGGCAACCATGCTGGCGGGCGACAAGGCCCTGAAGGTCGTGTCCGTTTACGGCGGCGTGGGCTACAAGGAACAGCTCGACGCCTTCCGCGACGGTGCGCAGCTCGTGGTCGGCACCCCCGGCCGCATCCTCGACCATCTCATGCGCCGCAACCTCGTACTCGACGACCTCAAGGTACTCATCTTCGACGAGGCGGACCGGATGCTCTCCGTGGGCTTCTATCCCGACATGGTGGAAGTGAAGCGGTATATGCCGCCCAAGCTCGCAGGTTCCTTCATGTTCTCGGCCACCTTCCCGCCAAGCGTCCTGCGGCTGGCCGAAGAGTTCATGTACCAACCCGAATTCCTGAGCCTGTCTTCGGATGAAGAAAATGTCTCGGCCATCGCCCACCAATTCGTGGAAGTCCCGGCCATGGGCAAGGAACGCAAGCTCATCAAGCTCATCGAGCTGGAAAACCCGGCCTCGGCCATCATTTTTTCCAACACCAAGCGCAACGTGGAATTCACGGCGGCCCTGCTCTCCCAGTTCGGCTTCGATGCCGAAGGGCTGACCTCGGACCTGACCCAGAACAAGCGCGAACAGCTCATGACCCGCATCAAGGAAGGCAAATTGCGTTTCCTGGTGGCCACGGACGTGGCCGCACGCGGCATCGACATCCAGGATCTTTCCCACGTCTTCATGATGGAGCCGCCCGAAGACCCGGAATCATACGTGCACCGAGCAGGACGCACGGGCCGGGCCGGAGCCACAGGCACGGCCATTACCCTGGTGGACGTCATCCAGCGCATGGAATTGGAGCGCATTGCCACCCGCTTCAAAATCACCTTCGAGGAGATCAAGGATCCCACCGAAGATGATGTGACCACCATCATCGAGGAGCGGCTGACCGCCATTCTGGAAAAGAAATTCCGCAAATTGACCAATATCCAGAGAGAACGGGTGGCCCGTTTCCTGCCCCTGGCCAAGAAATACGGCGAAGATGAAGAAGCCCTGGCCCTGATCGCCATGCTCCTGGACGAATTGTACCAGCCCACGCTGCACGGCAAACCGGCCGAACCGGCCTCCAGTCAGAGCGTCCCGCAAAATTCCAGGTCCAACCGGGAACGCAGCGCCAAAGGGCCGCAGAGCCGGGAACGCAGACCCGAACCGCGCGAACGTGCGGAGGAGAAACGTAAGCCCCGCTCCGAACGGGAGGAACGTCCTGTTGCCCCCCGTGAGCAGGAGCAAAAGCCCAAACCCAAAAAACGTCCCGCAAGGGAGCAGGCCAGCGAAATCCGGCCCGAACGGGAAGAGCGGCCTGTGAGCGACGCCCCGCGCGAACCCAGACCCAGAAGGGATGAACGGCCTGAGAGTGACCTGCCGCGTGAAGCTGCCCCCAGGCAGACCGGTGACGGTGACGACGCCAAGGCCACGATCAAGCGGCGCAGAAGGCGGAGACGGAGAAAGCCCTCCGGCAGCTAG